A section of the Bradyrhizobium oligotrophicum S58 genome encodes:
- the rimI gene encoding ribosomal protein S18-alanine N-acetyltransferase, which translates to MNMFFRWFGRHKPSIEAASPRDAGRLAQIHAASFHRGWGEGEFEAMLTERNTMIHRLRLGRKLVGFIVSRIGADEAEILSVALDPNQRGRGFSRDLLLQHLGHLAGRGVRTVFLEVEENNQPARRLYERAGFATVGRRERYYLQPGGEQLNALLMRRDLS; encoded by the coding sequence ATGAACATGTTCTTCCGGTGGTTCGGCCGCCACAAGCCCTCGATCGAGGCCGCCTCGCCGCGTGACGCCGGACGGCTCGCCCAGATCCACGCCGCCTCGTTTCACCGCGGCTGGGGCGAGGGCGAATTCGAAGCGATGTTGACCGAGCGCAACACGATGATCCATCGCCTGCGGCTCGGGCGGAAGCTGGTCGGCTTCATCGTCTCGCGAATCGGGGCGGACGAGGCCGAAATTTTGTCGGTTGCGCTTGACCCAAATCAGCGCGGACGCGGATTTTCTCGTGATCTGTTGCTGCAGCATCTCGGGCATCTGGCAGGCCGCGGGGTCCGGACGGTGTTTCTCGAGGTCGAGGAAAACAACCAGCCGGCCCGGCGACTCTATGAACGTGCCGGATTTGCGACCGTCGGCCGTCGGGAACGCTATTACCTTCAGCCGGGTGGGGAACAGTTGAATGCGCTTCTGATGCGCCGGGACTTGTCGTAA
- the tsaB gene encoding tRNA (adenosine(37)-N6)-threonylcarbamoyltransferase complex dimerization subunit type 1 TsaB, with protein MLILAIDTALDHCAAAVLDTDSATMRAHETLPMKRGHAEALMPLLARVMQQSGAGFPDLDRIAVTTGPGSFTGLRVGLSAARGIALAAHKPVVGVTTLSAYAAPVVSEDGASPVISAIDARHDQVYYQVVSGSGDELVAPRVALVDDMLTVARFGAPHLVGNAASILAARWPADAAAPVAVDTQAGPDIAWVAWLGAAADPAHAPARPFYLRAPDVKPPANPAREPAQTAAR; from the coding sequence GCCGCCGTTCTGGACACTGATTCGGCCACGATGCGTGCGCACGAAACGCTGCCGATGAAGCGCGGTCATGCAGAAGCTTTGATGCCGCTCCTGGCGCGGGTCATGCAGCAATCCGGCGCCGGCTTCCCCGATCTCGACCGGATCGCGGTGACGACCGGTCCTGGAAGTTTTACCGGATTGAGGGTCGGGCTTTCTGCCGCGCGCGGGATCGCGCTGGCGGCGCACAAGCCGGTCGTCGGCGTCACCACGCTCTCCGCCTATGCGGCTCCGGTCGTCAGCGAGGACGGCGCAAGTCCGGTCATCTCGGCGATCGATGCGCGGCATGATCAGGTCTACTATCAGGTCGTGAGCGGCAGCGGCGACGAGCTGGTCGCGCCGCGGGTCGCCCTCGTCGACGACATGCTGACCGTCGCGCGCTTCGGCGCTCCGCATCTGGTCGGCAATGCCGCGTCCATCCTCGCCGCGCGATGGCCCGCGGATGCGGCCGCTCCGGTGGCCGTCGACACGCAGGCCGGTCCCGACATCGCCTGGGTCGCTTGGCTCGGAGCTGCCGCCGACCCGGCCCATGCGCCGGCGCGCCCCTTCTATCTGCGCGCGCCCGACGTGAAGCCGCCGGCCAACCCGGCGCGCGAGCCGGCGCAGACGGCCGCCCGCTGA